The region TGTGTCGGTTACGATGAATGAGCCTGTTGTTGATGTTTCGGTTAAAACCGCTCCCAAACCTATGGGCGCTGATATAAATTTAACCGGACAAGACACTATGAAACAAGAGCCGATGCAAGAAGTGGTTATCAAGCCTGCTCCTGCTGAAGAAAAAAAACAAGAGCCACTTAAAAAAATAAGCTTTCATAAAGCGGATTTTGAATTTGGTCCTATGAGCCTTAAAATTCTCACAAAAGATATTAAAACAAGAGACTTTGCCGTGCTTAAAGACAAAAAGATCGTAATTGACTTCAAAAATCCAAAAGGGTTTCTTACTAAGACTTTTAAGCTTGACTGCGGTGCTTTTGAATCAATCACTTTTGGAGCTCACGATGGATTTTACCGAGCTTCCATAACTCTTGATAAGAGATATAAATACACAATTACTAGTGACGAGGAGGGATATGTCTTAACTTTAAAGAGGTAACCTTTGCTCTATTTGACTTTTAATATTGTTAAGATATATTGGTTTAAGCGTTTTTGTAAAATTTTTATATCTGCATGATAATAAATTTGGTTGTTTAAAATTTAAGCCTATGGGCTTTGTTTGATTAACTTCACTGTATAGTTGCTTGATTCATATCTTTACTAAAATTTCTTGATGTTTTCCTAGTGTCATATTTAAATCTTATCTCGGTTTGTTTTGTGATTATCTTAACTAAGTTTTCTAGGCTGTCAAGTCTTTTATTAATGCTATCTATCCTTAAAGATATTATCCAGTTAAGACCCGTAAGCAAAAGAGCCGATACTGTTACTATCGGCTCAAGATGATTTAAAAAATCAAATGAAGTCATTACGATATAGCAACTTCGGATATACCGATGATATAAACTTCA is a window of Campylobacter sp. CCUG 57310 DNA encoding:
- a CDS encoding AMIN domain-containing protein; the protein is MGKIWFFVLIFLSASFGRENPFVPTGELNTSVTTTNSVEILAPFEKQNIKFPSDARNFISISVKYKSEDGSIKEKVIDVNKSINWHDELTLTKTLSPAVVLKPDVSVTMNEPVVDVSVKTAPKPMGADINLTGQDTMKQEPMQEVVIKPAPAEEKKQEPLKKISFHKADFEFGPMSLKILTKDIKTRDFAVLKDKKIVIDFKNPKGFLTKTFKLDCGAFESITFGAHDGFYRASITLDKRYKYTITSDEEGYVLTLKR